In Leuconostoc kimchii IMSNU 11154, the DNA window TTCGTTACTTTGAGGGACGTGCAATTATTGGCTTTATAGATGGTACAGAAGCACCAGGTGTTGAAGATTCTGCTGCTTATGCATTAATTGGTGATGAAGATCAACAATTCATTAATGGGTCGTATGCTTTTGCACAAAAATGGCAACATCATATGGATTTTTGGAATCACCTCAAAACAGAGGCGCAAGAAAAAGCAGTTGGTCGAGAAAAGTTTACAGATATTGAACTTGAAGATGAGGATAAATATAGTAACGCGCATAATGTGACGTCAAAATTTGAAAAAGATGGTGAAGAGCAAAAAATCATTCGTATGAATGTGCCTTTCTCTCAGCCTGCTGCTGGACAAACGGGTACTTATTTCATAGGCTATGCGAGACATTGGTCTATTACTAAAGGTATGTTACAAAACATGTTGGACCAGTCCGATTTTTTATTGACGTTTTCAGAAATATTATCTGGTCAGCTTTTCTTTATTCCTTCCCGAGAGACATTGTCACAAATTGCTGATGGTCGCTTTAATCAGTAATTGTTAAAAAGAAGTCAAACACCTCGTGAGGTATTTGACTTCTTTTAGGTTAACTGATTGTGTCTGATATGGCGACAGAATCTGAAACATACGTTTCAGGACTTAAAATAATTTTTGTGATAAATTCAGCTACACTAGTACGTGTGATTGGACCACCAGAAACAAGTTCATCGCGTGCTATTTGAACATGAAGGTTTTGCATGATATTATCATCAATAAGTTCATTAGGACGAATGATTGTGTAGTCTAGTGCCGATTGCTCAATACGTGAAACGGCGGCTGCCTGATCTCCCATATAAGTGTTTTCATTGTCCACTGTGCCTAATATATTAGCCCATAAATCCTTTTTGTCATCAGGAAGTTCATTGTGAACACCAATCGTTGCGACCCAAATGAGTCGTTTGACACCAGCAGTATGCATCGCATTAACAACACTGTTCGCAGCGGACTTTTGGCGGCCTTCCGCACCAATGTTCGCATAAACAATATCGATGTCTTTAAGTGCTGCAACCATAGCCTCTTCATTAGCAGCGTCGAGCGCCTTGATGCCTTTATTTGGACGGGCATGAAGTGAGGTTAATGTTATTTGTGTGTCGGTTTCTGCTAACATAGGCACAACGAGTTTTGCAATTTGGCCGTTAGCGCCAAGAATTAATAGTTTTGTCATGCCTTTATTTTAGCATGAAACGATCAGAAGCGGTAAAATTGATATAAGAAAGCGTGAGGTTTTTAATGTCATTATCTTATCAACAGCTATTAACTGCCATACCCTTAATCCTACAAGGTGGTCATGTGCCCACAATTGTCGGGGAAGCTGGTATTGGTAAATCTGCTTTAGTGTTTGAACTCGCTAAAAAATTAAATGCTAAATTATTTACGACAGTTGTATCGTTGTCAGAAAAGGGGGATTTGGCCATACCAATTCCGCCTTTAACCGAATCAGCTTTTCTGACGACAAAGCATTATGGGCAATTAGCTGACGTGAAATTTGGCTATACACATACAGTGATTCAAATTATTCAGCAAGCTGAACGCCATCCGAATCAACCGATTATTTGGTTTTTAGATGAATTTAACCGTGGATCACAAGCGGTACAAGGTGAACTAATGAATTTGGTGTTACAACGCCAAATTAATGATTTGATTTTACCATCAAATGTGCGTCTTATTTTGGCTGAAAACCCAGATGACACGATGGCGGGATTTGAAGAATCTGAATATGCTGTGCAAACATCTGACGCAGCGATTAAAGACCGTACCACACGTCTCGTGATGTCGGTATCAGTTAGTGATTGGTTGACTTGGGCAAAACAGGGCAATCAGCGTCCAAATATTCATGAGTCGGTCCAACAATTTATTGCTGAAAACGCCGAACTGTTGTATCCTGAGGCGCGGAGTGACGATCTCGATCCGACACCACGTGCATGGCAACGCGTATCGGATAATTTATATGAGTTGCATCACTTATCTCAAAAATTACAAGATGAACTGTTATTTGATATCGTAGCTGGTGATTTAGGACAACCTGTTGCGACACAATTTGTTAGTTTTATACGAGACCATCTGCCGAGCTTGTCAGCAAGTGACGTTTTCGAGTCATTACCAATGGGACCCGAATTGCCAATAATAATTCGGGAAAAGTTCAAAGAGATGTCGGAAATACAAAAAGCGACTGTGATGAAAACAGTGTTGTTAACTGCAGATGTGACGTCAAATGATCATGCTGGTCGCTTTAGTGCAATGTTGAATATGATGGCACCAGATGGTCAATATGCCTTGGTAAAACAAATGACTAGTGCACCTATTTTGGATGATTTATATGCTTCGGAGGCGCACTATGCTAACGTTTTGTATCAGCAAATTATGGACATAGCGACACGATGAACAGCAGTCAAACAAACAATTTGATTATTGATGGTATTAAAACATTACTAGATGAGGCACCTTTTTATGGGCATGTTATTATGAATTTGTCGCGAGAAATGGATGTCAACGCACAAAATGCATTGTCATTAAAATGGCAGGCACACCAGTGGTTGTTGGTGATTAATCCAAAAATATTGACGCAATTATTGACAAATCATAAACAAATTGCGTTAGCATTAGCCCATGAGGCGCTGCACATTATTTGGCAGCATCCACTGCGTTACGCAAAAGAACGGCGACAAAATAACGTGGTTGATATTGGTACAGATATTGCTGTTAATCAATATTTGCCTCAAACGTTGGGTGAATTACCGCATGCTATGACATTACAAACGATTTTTGATATGTCTGGTAAACTGTTACCATTGCATGAAGACTCGTCAACTTATATGGCGCTTGTTGCCCAATTATTTGACAACGTGCCATCTTTGGGTCAAGATAATGTTGATGGGCATGGCAGTTGGTCTAGTATTGGGACGGCCACGGAAGAATCGGCTGCTGCCTTGGCCTTGGTAATTAAAAAAGCTGATGAAGACACGAAGTTATCTGGTCGTGGTAAAATAGACAGTCGTGTACAACAACAAATTGATGAGATTGTCGTACCGAAACGTCATTGGCGATCAGTGTTACGTATGGGGTTAAGTCAAATGCCGAATAAACGTCAGTCATCTCGTGCACGGTTTAATCGAAGACAAGCTTATCGTTTAGATTTATTAGGCGAAATTAGTACATATGATGCACAGGTTGCTGTTTTTATTGATAATTCTGCCTCGATTTCTAACCAGCAAGTCGGGCAGATGTTGGCCACTGTTTTACAGCTAACACAACAACTTGATGCTGACGTGCGTGTTTTCTCTTTTGATACACAGGTTCACGATATTAAAAAAGTGACAAAGTGGGTACGACATGCAGGCGGTGGGACAACATTTCAATGTATTTTTGATACCTTGTTAGAACGCCAGTTCAACCCGATGCAGACCGTTGTCATCATTCTAACTGATGGTGAAGGTGAAAAAAGTCAGTTAAAAACAAAATTTAAGCATGTGTACTGGTTACTACCACCCCAAAAAACGCTAAGTATCCAGAAGCCTTTTGGTCAAATATTACGCTTTTGAGCGTACACGCTATCATCAAGTTCAGACATACAAGAGGTTAAAATGACTGAAAAATTAAATCCAACAGATTTACGTAGTTTTATTAACAAAGACGGTCGTTTTAAACGCGCTGAAGCCTTACTCAATAATCATTGGGAATCACTCATTTTGAATGATACGTGGGGTATGATGTTAATTACCTTAGCAGACATTACCTTTGCTAAAAAATTAAGCGCTGCAAATTTGGTAACAACAACTGTTGATTTGACAACGTTTGCCGGTGTACAGGCATTTATTTTATCAAATCAAACACGGCTATCACCAAATGTTGTCAACGCACTAAAGGAGCCTTTTTTATGAAAATTAATTTAGTGTTAGCGCCAGAACAAGAACCTGCTGAACTTTTAGCCTTGCAATCGATGCATCCAACAAACTGTTTTTATTTGGCCAAAGAGTCGCAACTGGCTGGTACAAATATGTTAATTTTAGATGATCCGGATTTAGTCGATAAGTTTCAACGGCCTATTAGTTTTGATAGCGTGATTATTTCTGGATTATTGCAAGGTCAAGTGATACATCAAATAGCCTTTCAAACTAAAGGTCATCAAGATGAACTGGTGACACAATTGCTACCTGATGATGCTGTTTTGGCACAAAATAGCCAAGGTAAGGCTGAGTTCATGTTGTGGAGTTTTTGGCCCGATCATTCGGCATTGGCTGATTATTTGGTGAGTGATAACTATACGCAGATGAAACAATTAATGAAAAATCCCTATACAACAAGTTACACACATGTCACTTCAGAAAGTCAATTATCACTGACACATCAGATGCGGGATTTTGATAATCAAACATGGTGGGGATAATTTCCTCTTGCATAGGGCACTATTCTGGTCTACAATAAATGCATAAACTAATATTTTTATCTGGGGTGCCGTTTGGCTGAGAAATACTCATTGAACCTGATCACGATAATGCGTGCGAAGGGAGATACGTTGACAAATATGAAATTACAGCATAATGATGCCTACTTTTATAACTGTTGACTGTTTTTCCTTTGTGAAAATCAGTCAACAGTTTTTTATGTTAAAAAGTGCGAACCATTTTTTAGACAAAAGGAGATCATTTTGGAAATGAGACAAGGTATAGGAACGAATAAGGTATTGCGTAAACTCGCGTTGTCCGGCGTTATCACGGCGTTATCATTTGCAACGTCAAGTGTTGTCGTATTGCCTAATATGGCACCTTTTCAACACTTTTTTAATGTCATAACGGTCGTCATTCTCGGGCCATGGTATGCAGTTGCTATCGCATTTTT includes these proteins:
- a CDS encoding NAD(P)H-binding protein, which encodes MTKLLILGANGQIAKLVVPMLAETDTQITLTSLHARPNKGIKALDAANEEAMVAALKDIDIVYANIGAEGRQKSAANSVVNAMHTAGVKRLIWVATIGVHNELPDDKKDLWANILGTVDNENTYMGDQAAAVSRIEQSALDYTIIRPNELIDDNIMQNLHVQIARDELVSGGPITRTSVAEFITKIILSPETYVSDSVAISDTIS
- a CDS encoding Dyp-type peroxidase produces the protein MLINPDKAQDVWKDAGEHVQFTVLKLNRDNQEAAQEAIQVFADRSQAIIRSLRIRDAHLTAASGLKVAFGFSNRAWDYLFPNQPKPIELETYETLSGPKYSMPATDGDLFFHIRASNEAVVYETQTQFMRFLNAFTTVVDETKGFRYFEGRAIIGFIDGTEAPGVEDSAAYALIGDEDQQFINGSYAFAQKWQHHMDFWNHLKTEAQEKAVGREKFTDIELEDEDKYSNAHNVTSKFEKDGEEQKIIRMNVPFSQPAAGQTGTYFIGYARHWSITKGMLQNMLDQSDFLLTFSEILSGQLFFIPSRETLSQIADGRFNQ
- a CDS encoding AAA family ATPase, which translates into the protein MSLSYQQLLTAIPLILQGGHVPTIVGEAGIGKSALVFELAKKLNAKLFTTVVSLSEKGDLAIPIPPLTESAFLTTKHYGQLADVKFGYTHTVIQIIQQAERHPNQPIIWFLDEFNRGSQAVQGELMNLVLQRQINDLILPSNVRLILAENPDDTMAGFEESEYAVQTSDAAIKDRTTRLVMSVSVSDWLTWAKQGNQRPNIHESVQQFIAENAELLYPEARSDDLDPTPRAWQRVSDNLYELHHLSQKLQDELLFDIVAGDLGQPVATQFVSFIRDHLPSLSASDVFESLPMGPELPIIIREKFKEMSEIQKATVMKTVLLTADVTSNDHAGRFSAMLNMMAPDGQYALVKQMTSAPILDDLYASEAHYANVLYQQIMDIATR
- a CDS encoding VWA-like domain-containing protein is translated as MNSSQTNNLIIDGIKTLLDEAPFYGHVIMNLSREMDVNAQNALSLKWQAHQWLLVINPKILTQLLTNHKQIALALAHEALHIIWQHPLRYAKERRQNNVVDIGTDIAVNQYLPQTLGELPHAMTLQTIFDMSGKLLPLHEDSSTYMALVAQLFDNVPSLGQDNVDGHGSWSSIGTATEESAAALALVIKKADEDTKLSGRGKIDSRVQQQIDEIVVPKRHWRSVLRMGLSQMPNKRQSSRARFNRRQAYRLDLLGEISTYDAQVAVFIDNSASISNQQVGQMLATVLQLTQQLDADVRVFSFDTQVHDIKKVTKWVRHAGGGTTFQCIFDTLLERQFNPMQTVVIILTDGEGEKSQLKTKFKHVYWLLPPQKTLSIQKPFGQILRF